In one Janibacter cremeus genomic region, the following are encoded:
- a CDS encoding alpha/beta fold hydrolase produces MTATTTPTSELTYESTSRMVATRRWNIHINEAGGGQPLILLHGSGPGATGWSNFSAVIPRLAQHYRVIAVDMPGWGESDPVTWQERDHSTALLDLLDALDIEQATIIGNSMGGGTTLRFGYEHPERVHRLITMGSSSGAPTLMGAAGLTEGLKVLQKGYRQPSFETLKELVDVMTFDSKFATDELIQQRTDMVLAHPEHARNFIDGTGKKPVVELDHARLRDITAPVLLFHGRDDRVVHFEHSLRLTSMLPNSRMYLINGCGHWLQIEHAEEFAEQVLHFLRD; encoded by the coding sequence ATGACCGCTACCACCACCCCCACCAGCGAGCTGACCTACGAGTCGACCAGCCGGATGGTCGCCACCCGCCGGTGGAACATCCACATCAACGAGGCCGGCGGCGGCCAGCCGCTGATCCTGCTGCACGGCTCGGGGCCCGGCGCGACCGGGTGGAGCAACTTCTCGGCCGTCATCCCCCGCCTGGCGCAGCACTACCGGGTCATCGCCGTCGACATGCCCGGCTGGGGCGAGTCCGACCCGGTCACCTGGCAGGAGCGCGACCACTCCACCGCTCTGCTGGACCTGCTCGACGCGCTGGACATCGAGCAGGCCACCATCATCGGCAACTCCATGGGTGGCGGGACCACGCTGCGCTTCGGCTACGAGCACCCCGAGCGCGTGCACCGCCTGATCACCATGGGCTCCTCCTCCGGCGCCCCCACCCTCATGGGCGCGGCCGGCCTGACCGAGGGGTTGAAGGTGCTGCAGAAGGGCTACCGCCAGCCCTCCTTCGAGACCCTGAAGGAACTGGTCGACGTGATGACCTTCGACTCGAAGTTCGCCACCGACGAGCTGATCCAGCAGCGCACCGACATGGTCCTCGCCCACCCCGAGCACGCGCGCAACTTCATCGACGGCACCGGCAAGAAGCCCGTCGTCGAGCTCGACCACGCCCGCCTGCGCGACATCACCGCGCCCGTGCTGCTCTTCCACGGCCGCGACGACCGCGTCGTGCACTTCGAGCACTCCCTGCGGCTGACCTCCATGCTGCCCAACTCCCGCATGTACCTCATCAACGGCTGCGGCCACTGGCTCCAGATCGAGCACGCCGAGGAGTTCGCCGAGCAGGTGCTGCACTTCCTGCGCGACTGA
- a CDS encoding GntP family permease: MDIQLLLALVLGIAAIIVLVLRTRLDAFIALLIAGLVTGIVAGQPLTDIVGSITDGFGSTLGSIGIVIGLGVAIGKLLEVSGAADALARAFLRGFGKDREEWAMGTVGSLVSIPVFCDSGYVIMNPLARSIARVKRGGYVALALALGCGMTLTHHLVPPTPGPLAATGILGADLGMVIIVGLVFSVILLPVVVVYARWVGPLLEDRIIPEVREAVYGHAVATGGSTATLTLESDERDSATGRGDDIADVQTYDPAAYLGEPPAGKKHRPVGALLGSLPLLVPLLLIVSNTVTAAIDRNQQGVLSGEYEPSGWTVPFAFLGNPVVALVIGAVLAVYVLLPRWTPRSKVQGWFADAAASAGLILLITGAGGAFGQVLRDSGVGDALAEAIAATALPAFLVPFVIASVVRVAQGSGTVAMITAASVTAPLVSNLGIDPVVAVLACTSGSMVFSYFNDSYFWVVTRFTGLEGTAALKGWSGITTAVWAGSLPLLFILDLVMG, from the coding sequence GTGGACATACAACTGCTACTCGCCCTCGTGCTGGGCATCGCGGCCATCATCGTGCTGGTGCTCCGCACCCGGCTGGACGCCTTCATCGCCCTGCTCATCGCCGGGCTCGTCACCGGCATCGTCGCCGGTCAGCCGCTCACCGACATCGTCGGCTCGATCACCGACGGCTTCGGATCGACCCTGGGCAGCATCGGCATCGTCATCGGTCTCGGTGTGGCCATCGGCAAGCTCCTCGAGGTCTCGGGGGCCGCGGACGCGCTCGCTCGCGCCTTCCTCAGGGGCTTTGGCAAGGACCGTGAGGAGTGGGCCATGGGCACCGTCGGCTCGCTCGTCTCGATCCCGGTCTTCTGCGACTCCGGCTACGTGATCATGAACCCGCTGGCCCGCTCCATCGCGCGCGTCAAGCGCGGCGGCTACGTCGCCCTCGCACTCGCCCTCGGCTGCGGCATGACCCTGACCCACCACCTGGTCCCCCCGACCCCGGGCCCGCTCGCCGCCACCGGCATCCTCGGCGCCGACCTGGGCATGGTCATCATCGTCGGCCTGGTCTTCAGCGTCATCCTCCTGCCCGTCGTCGTGGTCTACGCCCGCTGGGTCGGCCCGCTCCTCGAGGACCGCATCATCCCCGAGGTGCGGGAGGCCGTCTACGGCCACGCCGTCGCCACCGGGGGCTCCACCGCGACCCTGACCCTCGAGTCCGACGAGCGCGACTCCGCCACCGGTCGCGGCGACGACATCGCGGACGTGCAGACCTACGACCCGGCGGCCTACCTCGGTGAGCCTCCGGCCGGCAAGAAGCACCGCCCCGTGGGCGCCCTCCTCGGCTCCCTCCCCCTCCTCGTCCCGCTGCTGCTCATCGTCAGCAACACCGTCACCGCGGCGATCGACCGCAACCAGCAGGGCGTCCTCTCCGGTGAGTACGAGCCCAGCGGCTGGACGGTTCCCTTCGCCTTCCTCGGCAACCCGGTCGTCGCCCTCGTCATCGGCGCGGTCCTCGCGGTCTACGTCCTGCTCCCCCGCTGGACCCCGCGCAGCAAGGTCCAGGGCTGGTTCGCCGACGCCGCCGCCTCGGCCGGCCTCATCCTGCTGATCACCGGTGCCGGTGGCGCCTTCGGTCAGGTCCTGCGCGACTCGGGTGTCGGCGACGCCCTCGCCGAGGCCATCGCCGCGACCGCCCTGCCGGCCTTCCTCGTCCCCTTCGTCATCGCCAGCGTCGTGCGTGTCGCCCAGGGCTCGGGCACGGTCGCGATGATCACCGCCGCCTCGGTCACCGCTCCCCTCGTGAGCAACCTGGGCATCGACCCGGTGGTCGCGGTCCTGGCGTGCACCTCGGGCTCGATGGTCTTCAGCTACTTCAACGACTCCTACTTCTGGGTCGTCACCCGATTCACCGGCCTCGAGGGCACGGCAGCACTGAAGGGCTGGTCCGGCATCACCACCGCCGTGTGGGCCGGGTCCCTGCCGCTGCTGTTCATCCTCGACCTGGTCATGGGCTGA
- the pdxA gene encoding 4-hydroxythreonine-4-phosphate dehydrogenase PdxA, giving the protein MSTAPVLALTIGDPVGIGPEITAQTLAEFAGDPDHHGIAVGDRIALEKAVEVLGLDVEVRSVDGWDTPPAGEGVIDVHDIGVLGDTMLEWGTVDGTAGRAAIKAIEVATKAAMDQQVAGIVTGPINKEAIWAAGSEHLGHTEMLGELTGVTKQDTMFVVRNDAHGGHHLRIFFATRHTSLRKALDKITVETQIDSIERAHRALQIYGVENPRLATAAINPHAGENGAFGDEEIEILRPAVAAVNDKGLQVTGPIPADSVFHHGLIGRYDGVLSQYHDQGHIAAKTYDFDGTISVTVGLPILRTSVDHGTAFDIAGSGKADHGTMRSAYLAAVDYAPFVDGIREEYLPR; this is encoded by the coding sequence ATGAGCACCGCTCCCGTCCTCGCCCTGACCATCGGCGACCCCGTCGGCATCGGCCCCGAGATCACCGCCCAGACCCTCGCCGAATTCGCCGGCGACCCCGACCACCACGGCATCGCCGTCGGTGACCGCATCGCCCTCGAGAAGGCCGTCGAGGTCCTCGGCCTCGACGTCGAGGTGCGCAGCGTCGACGGCTGGGACACCCCGCCCGCCGGTGAGGGCGTCATCGACGTCCACGACATCGGCGTGCTCGGCGACACGATGCTCGAGTGGGGCACCGTGGACGGAACCGCCGGCCGCGCGGCGATCAAAGCGATCGAGGTCGCGACGAAGGCCGCGATGGACCAGCAGGTCGCCGGCATCGTCACCGGCCCGATCAACAAGGAGGCCATCTGGGCCGCCGGCAGCGAGCACCTCGGCCACACCGAGATGCTCGGGGAGCTCACCGGCGTGACCAAGCAGGACACGATGTTCGTCGTGCGCAACGACGCCCACGGCGGCCACCACCTGCGGATCTTCTTCGCCACCCGGCACACCTCCCTTCGCAAGGCGCTCGACAAGATCACCGTCGAGACGCAGATCGACTCGATCGAACGCGCCCACCGCGCACTGCAGATCTACGGCGTCGAGAACCCGCGCCTGGCGACGGCTGCGATCAACCCGCACGCCGGGGAGAACGGCGCCTTCGGCGATGAGGAGATCGAGATCCTGCGCCCGGCCGTCGCGGCCGTCAACGACAAGGGCCTGCAGGTCACCGGCCCCATCCCGGCCGACTCCGTCTTCCACCACGGCCTCATCGGGCGCTACGACGGGGTGCTCTCGCAGTACCACGACCAGGGCCACATCGCCGCCAAGACCTACGACTTCGACGGCACCATCTCGGTGACCGTGGGCCTGCCCATCCTGCGCACCTCCGTCGACCACGGCACGGCCTTCGACATCGCCGGCAGCGGCAAGGCCGACCACGGCACCATGCGCTCGGCCTACCTCGCCGCGGTCGACTACGCTCCCTTCGTCGATGGCATCCGGGAGGAGTACCTGCCCAGGTGA
- a CDS encoding DeoR/GlpR family DNA-binding transcription regulator, which translates to MNEHRAGMHRGRGQRLSEIVRLLHSGVTRVEDLSVAVAVSESTVRRDLASLEAEGVIARTYGGAQPFAPFRETRLQERMTLEVAAKTRIGAAAAELVEDGATIFVDAGSTTSHLVENLRTRTDLTVLTRGIEIALALANSPIEVIVVGGAVSPSSHGLTGSVTQLVLERFAVDIAFLGCDAVHPDRGVGEPTIEEAATKEVAARNARRTVVLAHAAKLTPGAVPAWAPLPPGWTLITDESSEARLQPFREAGVDVVPVAAGRTEE; encoded by the coding sequence ATGAACGAGCACCGAGCCGGGATGCACCGGGGACGTGGCCAGCGGCTGAGCGAGATCGTCCGGTTGCTGCACTCCGGGGTCACCCGCGTGGAGGACCTCTCGGTCGCGGTGGCGGTCTCCGAGTCGACGGTGCGCCGCGACCTCGCCTCGCTCGAGGCCGAGGGCGTGATCGCCCGCACCTACGGCGGCGCGCAGCCCTTCGCTCCCTTCCGGGAGACGCGGCTGCAGGAGCGGATGACCCTCGAGGTGGCCGCCAAGACGCGCATCGGCGCCGCCGCCGCCGAGCTCGTCGAGGACGGGGCGACGATCTTCGTCGATGCCGGGTCGACGACCTCGCACCTCGTCGAGAACCTGCGCACCCGAACGGACCTGACCGTCCTCACCCGAGGCATCGAGATCGCGCTGGCCCTCGCCAACAGCCCGATCGAGGTCATCGTCGTCGGCGGAGCCGTCTCGCCGTCCAGCCACGGTCTGACGGGCTCGGTCACGCAGCTCGTCCTCGAGCGGTTCGCGGTGGACATCGCCTTCCTCGGCTGCGACGCCGTCCACCCCGACCGGGGTGTCGGCGAACCGACCATCGAGGAGGCCGCGACCAAGGAGGTCGCGGCGCGCAACGCCCGCCGCACAGTGGTCCTCGCCCACGCAGCCAAGCTGACCCCCGGCGCGGTGCCCGCCTGGGCGCCGTTGCCTCCGGGCTGGACGCTCATCACCGACGAGTCGAGCGAGGCCCGTCTGCAGCCCTTCCGTGAGGCCGGAGTCGACGTGGTCCCGGTCGCCGCAGGTCGCACGGAGGAGTGA
- a CDS encoding four-carbon acid sugar kinase family protein produces the protein MATVLVVADDLTGANASAAGFARTGMRAVTLGRADEWSAIAQFHPQFDAIVVTTDSRHADPHDVRGPIHAAVRAGWPVELLSTRVDTTLRGNIGVATEAMLTAVRELSDRRVMALCLTAHPLAGRVTVDGHQLLQGRRLEQTELARDPRTPVDTSDVGELLTRFTDLRVGYLGLSAVTSPHEELVATIRALLREDIDVIVADALTVEHLDQVATAAVAADDEVQWVTVDPGPGALAMATALGLPDRSGAGPLLAVSGSATDLTRAQLHRLITERGCRVVRPTTLPDSVVPDVEATVPEVVQALEQAGPGEIVLVATVLDGSDLRRLSPEEGDELPVALGEITRRSLAESPVDGLFTTGGDITAAVLHHLDGQGLEVEDEVVPLAVAGEIVSGPHAGLPMVTKGGLVGDTETTLLCLDRLAEMAQARTRAVRAAPSLTHPLPSTTSARPGHEGDTTP, from the coding sequence GTGGCCACGGTCCTCGTCGTCGCGGACGACCTCACCGGCGCCAACGCCAGCGCGGCCGGCTTCGCGAGGACGGGTATGCGGGCCGTCACCCTGGGACGGGCCGACGAGTGGAGCGCGATCGCGCAGTTCCACCCGCAGTTCGACGCGATCGTGGTCACGACCGACTCACGGCACGCCGACCCGCACGACGTGCGTGGACCGATCCACGCCGCCGTGCGGGCCGGCTGGCCCGTCGAGCTGCTGAGCACCCGGGTCGACACCACCCTGCGGGGCAACATCGGCGTCGCCACCGAGGCCATGCTCACGGCGGTCCGGGAGCTCTCGGACCGCCGGGTCATGGCGCTGTGCCTGACGGCCCACCCCCTGGCCGGCCGGGTCACGGTCGACGGACACCAGCTGCTGCAGGGCCGTCGTCTCGAGCAGACCGAGCTGGCCAGGGACCCACGCACCCCCGTGGACACCTCGGACGTGGGCGAGCTGCTGACCCGCTTCACCGACCTGCGCGTCGGCTACCTGGGCCTGAGCGCGGTCACCAGCCCGCACGAGGAGCTCGTCGCGACGATCCGCGCGCTGCTGCGCGAGGACATCGACGTCATCGTCGCCGACGCCCTCACCGTCGAGCACCTCGACCAGGTGGCCACCGCGGCGGTCGCCGCTGATGACGAGGTCCAGTGGGTGACCGTCGACCCCGGCCCGGGCGCCCTCGCCATGGCAACCGCGCTCGGGCTCCCCGACCGGTCCGGCGCCGGGCCGCTGCTGGCCGTCTCGGGGTCGGCCACCGACCTGACCCGGGCCCAGCTGCACCGACTGATCACCGAGCGCGGCTGCCGGGTCGTGCGTCCAACGACACTGCCCGACTCGGTCGTCCCCGACGTCGAGGCCACCGTCCCGGAGGTGGTGCAGGCCCTCGAGCAGGCCGGTCCCGGTGAGATCGTCCTCGTGGCCACCGTGCTCGACGGCAGCGACCTGCGCCGGCTCTCCCCCGAGGAGGGCGACGAGCTGCCGGTCGCCCTCGGCGAGATCACCAGACGATCCCTCGCGGAGTCCCCCGTGGACGGCCTCTTCACCACCGGCGGTGACATCACCGCCGCCGTGCTGCACCACCTCGACGGCCAGGGCCTCGAGGTCGAGGACGAGGTCGTGCCCCTCGCCGTCGCCGGGGAGATCGTCTCCGGACCGCACGCCGGCCTGCCCATGGTCACCAAGGGCGGCCTCGTCGGCGACACGGAGACCACGCTCCTGTGCCTCGACCGCCTCGCCGAGATGGCCCAGGCGAGGACCCGCGCCGTCCGCGCCGCACCGTCCCTGACCCACCCCCTTCCATCCACGACATCGGCCCGACCGGGCCACGAAGGAGACACCACACCATGA
- a CDS encoding 3-carboxyethylcatechol 2,3-dioxygenase, translating into MSLSLVAMSHTPLLGRIEVTDEVRREVDSAFSAVRNFVREVDPDLVITIGPDHYNGFFYDTMPPFCLGLGAYGLGDYDTATGPLRVPADVAEDLARAVQARDVDLTISRAMGVDHGAVQPLEVIFGGVDTVPTIPLFVNGVAAPFVPMRRIRLLGEAIGAWAAERPERILVIASGGLSHDPPVPQWATATPQVREKLIDGRNPTPEAQAARQQRVIDTAKDFAAGTATITDLNPDWDREFLRLCRAGEVAAFDRYDVEEMTRVAGNSSHEVRSWVAAFSAMSAVGDYTVEHEYYRPIREYIAGFGVMTARTKETNR; encoded by the coding sequence ATGAGCCTGTCGCTGGTGGCGATGTCGCACACTCCCCTGCTCGGCCGGATCGAGGTCACCGACGAGGTGCGAAGGGAGGTCGACAGCGCCTTCTCCGCCGTGCGGAACTTCGTGCGCGAGGTCGACCCGGATCTGGTCATCACCATCGGGCCGGACCACTACAACGGCTTCTTCTACGACACGATGCCGCCCTTCTGCCTGGGCCTGGGCGCCTACGGCCTCGGTGACTACGACACCGCGACCGGCCCCCTTCGCGTCCCGGCCGATGTGGCCGAGGACCTCGCCCGGGCGGTGCAGGCGCGCGACGTCGACCTGACGATCTCCCGCGCGATGGGCGTCGACCACGGCGCGGTCCAGCCGCTGGAGGTGATCTTCGGCGGGGTCGACACCGTGCCGACCATCCCCCTCTTCGTCAACGGGGTGGCCGCCCCCTTCGTCCCGATGCGACGCATCCGGCTGCTCGGCGAGGCGATCGGGGCCTGGGCCGCCGAGCGCCCCGAGCGGATCCTGGTCATCGCCTCCGGCGGGCTCAGCCACGACCCGCCGGTGCCGCAGTGGGCCACCGCCACCCCACAGGTGCGCGAGAAGCTCATCGACGGACGCAACCCCACACCCGAGGCGCAGGCCGCCCGGCAGCAACGCGTCATCGACACAGCCAAGGACTTCGCCGCCGGCACGGCCACGATCACCGACCTCAACCCGGACTGGGACCGCGAGTTCCTGCGGCTCTGTCGCGCGGGCGAGGTGGCGGCCTTCGACCGCTACGACGTCGAGGAGATGACCCGGGTCGCCGGCAACTCCTCGCACGAGGTGCGCTCCTGGGTGGCCGCCTTCTCCGCGATGTCCGCCGTCGGTGACTACACCGTCGAGCACGAGTACTACCGCCCGATCCGCGAGTACATCGCCGGCTTCGGGGTCATGACCGCACGCACGAAGGAGACCAACCGATGA
- a CDS encoding glycerate kinase, with amino-acid sequence MTPVDEGGGPGRRTLLAAPDKFRGSLTAPEVVAAVTAAAGASGWDVVARPMADGGEGMLDAFGGPNRTSRVTGPHGREVEARWRHEDGVAVIESALASGLDLAGGGSVNDPKAATSHGTGELIADAVLDGARRVIVGLGGSAMTDGGLAAVEAVVDRLGGDRPVDRGVELLVACDVETVFTDAARVFGPQKGADPDQVDELTDRLHQVRAHYEDVYDRWLAEHGVDLATAPGGGAAGGLGGGLLVLGGQLVPGLRLVAEQVGLDEALGHVDAVVTGEGALDAESFNGKVVGGVVEAALPHDLPVLVVAGTIRADVPDLPARVTAVDLSERFGADASWGRTAECIQRVVEQEIGRL; translated from the coding sequence ATGACACCCGTGGACGAAGGGGGTGGCCCCGGCCGTCGCACACTGCTCGCCGCGCCGGACAAGTTCCGGGGGTCACTGACCGCGCCGGAGGTGGTCGCGGCGGTCACCGCGGCGGCCGGGGCGTCGGGCTGGGACGTCGTGGCCCGGCCGATGGCCGACGGCGGGGAGGGAATGCTCGATGCCTTCGGCGGCCCCAATCGCACGAGCCGGGTCACGGGTCCGCACGGGCGCGAGGTGGAGGCGCGGTGGCGCCACGAGGACGGTGTCGCCGTCATCGAGAGCGCACTCGCCTCGGGCCTGGACCTGGCCGGTGGCGGCTCGGTCAACGACCCGAAGGCGGCCACCAGCCACGGCACCGGTGAGCTCATCGCCGATGCCGTCCTCGACGGGGCGCGCCGCGTCATCGTCGGCCTGGGCGGCTCCGCCATGACCGACGGCGGGCTGGCGGCCGTCGAGGCCGTCGTCGACCGTCTGGGCGGCGACCGACCGGTCGATCGCGGCGTCGAGCTGCTGGTCGCCTGCGACGTCGAGACGGTCTTCACCGACGCGGCCAGGGTCTTCGGTCCGCAGAAGGGCGCCGACCCCGACCAGGTCGACGAGCTCACCGACCGGTTGCACCAGGTGCGCGCCCACTACGAGGACGTCTACGACAGGTGGTTGGCCGAGCACGGTGTCGACCTCGCGACCGCACCCGGCGGTGGTGCGGCCGGAGGGCTGGGTGGTGGCCTGCTCGTGCTCGGCGGGCAACTCGTCCCGGGGCTCCGGCTGGTGGCCGAGCAGGTCGGCCTGGACGAGGCGCTCGGGCACGTCGACGCCGTCGTGACGGGCGAGGGCGCCCTGGACGCGGAGTCCTTCAACGGCAAGGTCGTCGGGGGTGTCGTGGAGGCCGCGCTCCCCCACGACCTGCCGGTACTCGTCGTCGCCGGGACCATCCGGGCAGACGTGCCCGACCTGCCCGCCCGGGTGACGGCCGTCGACCTCAGTGAGCGCTTCGGTGCGGACGCGTCGTGGGGGCGAACGGCAGAGTGCATCCAACGCGTGGTCGAGCAGGAGATCGGTCGGCTCTAG